The nucleotide sequence GGCCGTTGCGACGCTGTTGGAGGAGGTCGGTGATATCCTGCTGCACACGGCTCATCACGTCGGGGGAGACGGCTTGCACGAGGATGGAATTAAGGTTGGGGCGGCGAGCGATGCGCTGCAGGTAGCTGGTGTAGGGAATGATCAGCACGTCGTCCTGATCCTGGCCGAAATAATTGAATCCCTTTGCGGCGAGCACCCCGACCACCTTGAAGGGGATGTTGCGGATGCGGATGCTCTGGTCGATGGGGTCGCTGTCGGGGAAGAGCTGGTTGGCGACGGTCCGGCCGATGACGCAGACCTTGTTGCCCGAGCGGACGTCGAACTCGCTGAACATCTCGCCGTCGGCGATGGACCAGAGGCGGATGTCGAGGTAGGCGACATCCTCACCGAGGACCTGGGTGTTCCAGTTGAGGCCGTTGGCGAGGACCTGGGTGCGGTCGCGGAGCTCCGGCGTGAGGGCGGCGACCCCGGCGACCTCGCGCTGGATGGCCTCGGCGTCCTCGATGGTGAGGCTGCTGGCGCTGCCCCAGCCGCCGCGCACGGCGCCGGAGGTGAAGTTGCCGGGGAAGACGTTGATGAGGTTCTGGCCGAGGCTGGCGATGGAGGCCTCGACCTGGGACTTGGCGCCGTTGCCGATGCTGACCATGGCGATGACCGCG is from Lacunisphaera limnophila and encodes:
- a CDS encoding ABC transporter permease, giving the protein MRFINVIKVALRALRRSALRSVLTALGIIIGVAAVIAMVSIGNGAKSQVEASIASLGQNLINVFPGNFTSGAVRGGWGSASSLTIEDAEAIQREVAGVAALTPELRDRTQVLANGLNWNTQVLGEDVAYLDIRLWSIADGEMFSEFDVRSGNKVCVIGRTVANQLFPDSDPIDQSIRIRNIPFKVVGVLAAKGFNYFGQDQDDVLIIPYTSYLQRIARRPNLNSILVQAVSPDVMSRVQQDITDLLQQRRNGREPDFTVRNQQELAEAATATTKTMTVLLGAIAGVSLIVGGIGIMNIMLVSVTERTREIGIRLAVGAHGRDVLTQFLIEAIILSVLGGALGVLLGIGTSQLVSHLNKWPVLISTNAIVGAVAFSAVIGVFFGFYPARKAAQLDPIEALRYE